A genomic stretch from Limanda limanda chromosome 11, fLimLim1.1, whole genome shotgun sequence includes:
- the zdhhc11 gene encoding palmitoyltransferase ZDHHC11, producing MSCFSERRRRTSPMGGSSRNELVPSKLPRMNGWSWPPQAFQVVGWLVYSFFAIVGFGIYIPLLPLPWNQVLYSLTGIAFIVHLLAHIAAVTIDPADASVRAKQSYSSPKPLFDRKNQLHVIQDLHCYLCDVKVGPKVKHCGVCNKCVEDFDHHCKWLNNCVGRRNYWCFFVALCSATMGSFLLVVVIFFIFIQHYLDPNTLRTAPQFGSMLGNGTWLAFIPLAPIKTSSAGLLILAFITVMLCIVCLLLLCHLLGFHFYLFSKGISTYDYVKMQRQKEARIIDNEAGQSNDAKTHNKDPENQDHSIDCEPALSQSSSTCKFDDGVPLSSRIPGSICTELENLKKSTEKENRFHYGTENPTEKTEREINDINCWRPSADEEPQSPSVQSVDSVPVVQDPLGSSVMTPDDT from the exons ATGAGCTGCTTCAGTGAGAGGCGAAGACGCACATCTCCCATGGGGGGCAGCAGCCGAAACGAGCTGGTCCCCTCCAAACTTCCCAGGATGAACGGGTGGTCGTGGCCCCCTCAGGCCTTCCAAGTGGTCGGCTGGTTGGTGTACAGCTTCTTCGCCATAGTCGGATTCGGCATCTacatccctcttcttcctctgccgTGGAACCAAGTGCTCTACTCT CTGACGGGCATAGCATTTATCGTGCACCTTTTGGCGCACATTGCTGCCGTCACTATAGACCCAGCGGACGCCAGCGTCAGGGCCAAGCAGAGCTACTCCAGCCCAAAGCCACTTTTTGATCGGAAAAACCAGCTGCATGTCATCCAGGACCTGCACTGCTATCTATGTGATGTCAAGGT TGGCCCCAAAGTGAAACACTGTGGTGTTTGCAACAAATGTGTGGAAGACTTTGATCACCATTGCAAATGGCTGAACAACTGCGTGGGCAGGAGAAACTACTG GTGCTTCTTTGTGGCACTGTGCTCTGCTACGATGGGTTCGTTCCTGCTCGTTGTtgtcatcttcttcatctttattcagCATTACCTGGACCCAAACACTCTAAGAACTGCTCCACAGTTTGGTA gTATGCTCGGGAATGGGACCTGGCTGGCGTTTATACCATTAGCACCCATAAAGACTAGTTCAGCTGGTCTCCTCATATTGGCCTTTATAACAGTGATGCTGTGCATcgtctgcctgctgctgctctgtcatcTGCTTGGTTTTCACTTTTATCTCT TTTCTAAAGGAATAAGCACCTATGATTATGTAAAGATGCAGCGCCAGAAAGAAGCTAGAATCATAGACAATGAAGCAGGACAATCCAATGATGCCAAAACTCATAACAAGGACCCAGAG AACCAAGATCACTCAATTGACTGTGAGCCTGCATTATCACAGAGTTCAAG TACCTGCAAATTTGATGATGGAGTCCCCCTTAGCAGCAGAATTCCCGGGTCCATATGTACAGAG CTGGAAAACCTCAAGAAATCAACGGAGAAGGAGAATCGTTTTCATTATGGAACAGAAAACCCcacagagaagacagaaa gggaaataaatgaCATAAATTGCTGGAGGCCTAGTGCTGATGAAGAGCCTCAGAGCCCCAGTGTGCAGTCTGTGGACAGTGTTCCTGTGGTGCAGGACCCTCTGGGCAGCTCAGTTATGACTCCAGACGATACGTGA
- the brd9 gene encoding bromodomain-containing protein 9 isoform X4 — MGKKHKKHKPEWRTVDDYEDKALEKPLKLVLKVGGSEVTEQSGSGHDSSYYDDRSDHERERHKEKKKKKKKKSEKDKDKYVNDEERRRRKDEKRKKREREHNESAAAAAASVHTGVAVEPFTLSKAINISLEPEEKKRKKERFEIESEVDEFHPNVKVDVEQQGDRPVRACRTQQENECTPRQQLLEHFLRQLQRKDPHGFFSFPVTDAIAPGYSTIIKHPMDFSSIKDKILNNEYNTVTEFKGDFKLMCDNAMMYNRPETVYYKAAKKLLHTGFKMMSKAAILGDEDLTADETPPEIIPLPVESAKKSKKQPVKDMKEVSYLYEQEGNACSLTDSTAEEHVLALVEHSADEARDRINRYMPNSKMGHLRKESDGSLIYTVVNQLDPEAEEEETHKVDLSSLSNKLLPGLTTLGFKDDRRHKVTFLSSAYNTQSLQKNSVYPDLLPDEVDLLYSAYGDDTGVQCALSIQEFVKGCGSATKHWVDGLLDKMTADDHTPAVNQIRLKRNMMLKPDETKSNICDIQMADGSGLGESGSVLDFMSMKNYPDMSLDISMLNALGKTVKKEPGNEESQQDFNDADKLLQEFQEAQADRVGSRPSSNLSSLSNASERDQHHLGSPSHLGVGDQSDMVHDPYEFLQSPEPESSANS; from the exons atggggaaaaaacacaagaaacacaagcccGAGTGGAGGACAGTAGACG ACTATGAGGACAAGGCTCTGGAGAAGCCCCTCAAGCTCGTGCTCAAAGTCGGAGGGAGCGAGGTGACAGAGCAATCCGGTTCGGGCCACGACTCCAGCTACTACGATGACAGATCGGACCATGAGCGAGAGCgccacaaagagaagaagaagaagaagaaaaagaagtctGAGAAGGATAAAGACAAGTATGTGAACGACGAGGAGAGACGACGGCGAAAG GatgaaaaaaggaagaagagggagcGAGAGCACAATGAATCCGCGGCAGCAGCTGCGGCTTCCGTCCACACTGGTGTCGCCGTTGAGCCTTTTACGTTGTCAAAAGCTATAAATATCTCTCTAGAG cctgaagagaagaagagaaagaaagagaggttTGAAATAGAGTCTGAAGTGGACGAGTTTCACCCCAATGTGAAGGTGGACGTCGAGCAGCAGGGAGACAGACCGGTCAGAGCATGCAGGACACAACAAG AGAATGAGTGCACACCGCGTCAACAGCTGCTGGAGCACTTCTTACGTCAGCTGCAGAG GAAAGACCCCCATGGATTCTTCTCATTTCCTGTAACAGACGCGATTGCTCCTGGTTACTCAACGATCATCAAACATCCTATGGACTTCAGCTCCATTAAAGACAAGATTTTAAACAATGAGTACAACACAGTTACAGAATTCAAG GGGGACTTTAAACTGATGTGTGACAATGCAATGATGTACAACCGACCAGAGACTGTGTACTATAAGGCTGCCAAGAAACTGCTCCACACAGGATTCAAGATGATGAGCAAG GCAGCCATTTTGGGAGATGAAGACCTAACCGCTGATGAAACTCCCCCGGAGATTATCCCCCTCCCAGTGGAATCAGCAAAGAAGTCCAAGAAGCAACCAGTCAAAGACATGAAGGAAGTCAG TTACCTGTATGAACAAGAGGGAAATGCCTGCAGCTTGACTGACAGCACAGCAGAGGAGCATGTCCTGGCTCTGGTTGAACACTCTGCAGATGAAGCCCGGGATCGCATCAACCGATACATGCCAAACTCCAAG ATGGGGCACCTGCGCAAAGAATCCGATGGTTCTCTAATATATACTGTTGTAAATCAGCTTGATCCTGAGGCTGAAG AGGAGGAGACTCATAAGGTGGACCTGAGTTCTCTGTCAAATAAACTTCTGCCTGGATTAACAACGTTAGGTTTCAAAGATGACAGGAGACACAAAG TGACCTTCCTGAGCAGTGCCTACAACACCCAGAGCCTTCAGAAGAACTCCGTCTATCCAGACCTGCTGCCTGATGAGGTGGACTTGCTCTATTCAGCCTATGGAGATGACACAGGGGTACAATGTGCTTTGAG TATACAGGAGTTTGTCAAGGGCTGTGGAAGTGCCACTAAGCATTGGGTTGATGGCCTTTTGGACAAGATGACCGCAGATGATCACActccagctgtcaatcagatCCGGCTG AAAAGAAACATGATGCTAAAACCTGATGAAACCAAATCTAACATTTGTGATATACAG ATGGCAGATGGCAGTGGCTTGGGAGAGAGCGGCTCAGTCTTGGACTTCATGTCAATGAAGAACTATCCTGATATGTCCCTGGATATTTCCATGCTTAACGCATTGG gtaaaacagtgaaaaaggAGCCTGGAAATGAGGAAAGCCAGCAGGATTTTAACGATGCAGATAAACTCCTGCAGGAGTTCCAGGAGGCCCAGGCGGACAGAGTGGGCTCCAGACCCTCGTCCaacctctcttccctctccaaTGCCTCTGAGAGAGACCAGCACCACCTAG GGAGCCCATCACACCTGGGTGTTGGGGACCAGTCAGACATGGTTCACGATCCGTACGAGTTCCTTCAATCTCCGGAGCCAGAGAGCTCTGCCAACAGCTGA
- the brd9 gene encoding bromodomain-containing protein 9 isoform X3: MGKKHKKHKPEWRTVDDYEDKALEKPLKLVLKVGGSEVTEQSGSGHDSSYYDDRSDHERERHKEKKKKKKKKSEKDKDKYVNDEERRRRKDEKRKKREREHNESAAAAAASVHTGVAVEPFTLSKAINISLEPEEKKRKKERFEIESEVDEFHPNVKVDVEQQGDRPVRACRTQQENECTPRQQLLEHFLRQLQRKDPHGFFSFPVTDAIAPGYSTIIKHPMDFSSIKDKILNNEYNTVTEFKGDFKLMCDNAMMYNRPETVYYKAAKKLLHTGFKMMSKAAILGDEDLTADETPPEIIPLPVESAKKSKKQPVKDMKEVSYLYEQEGNACSLTDSTAEEHVLALVEHSADEARDRINRYMPNSKMGHLRKESDGSLIYTVVNQLDPEAEAEEETHKVDLSSLSNKLLPGLTTLGFKDDRRHKVTFLSSAYNTQSLQKNSVYPDLLPDEVDLLYSAYGDDTGVQCALSIQEFVKGCGSATKHWVDGLLDKMTADDHTPAVNQIRLKRNMMLKPDETKSNICDIQMADGSGLGESGSVLDFMSMKNYPDMSLDISMLNALGKTVKKEPGNEESQQDFNDADKLLQEFQEAQADRVGSRPSSNLSSLSNASERDQHHLGSPSHLGVGDQSDMVHDPYEFLQSPEPESSANS; encoded by the exons atggggaaaaaacacaagaaacacaagcccGAGTGGAGGACAGTAGACG ACTATGAGGACAAGGCTCTGGAGAAGCCCCTCAAGCTCGTGCTCAAAGTCGGAGGGAGCGAGGTGACAGAGCAATCCGGTTCGGGCCACGACTCCAGCTACTACGATGACAGATCGGACCATGAGCGAGAGCgccacaaagagaagaagaagaagaagaaaaagaagtctGAGAAGGATAAAGACAAGTATGTGAACGACGAGGAGAGACGACGGCGAAAG GatgaaaaaaggaagaagagggagcGAGAGCACAATGAATCCGCGGCAGCAGCTGCGGCTTCCGTCCACACTGGTGTCGCCGTTGAGCCTTTTACGTTGTCAAAAGCTATAAATATCTCTCTAGAG cctgaagagaagaagagaaagaaagagaggttTGAAATAGAGTCTGAAGTGGACGAGTTTCACCCCAATGTGAAGGTGGACGTCGAGCAGCAGGGAGACAGACCGGTCAGAGCATGCAGGACACAACAAG AGAATGAGTGCACACCGCGTCAACAGCTGCTGGAGCACTTCTTACGTCAGCTGCAGAG GAAAGACCCCCATGGATTCTTCTCATTTCCTGTAACAGACGCGATTGCTCCTGGTTACTCAACGATCATCAAACATCCTATGGACTTCAGCTCCATTAAAGACAAGATTTTAAACAATGAGTACAACACAGTTACAGAATTCAAG GGGGACTTTAAACTGATGTGTGACAATGCAATGATGTACAACCGACCAGAGACTGTGTACTATAAGGCTGCCAAGAAACTGCTCCACACAGGATTCAAGATGATGAGCAAG GCAGCCATTTTGGGAGATGAAGACCTAACCGCTGATGAAACTCCCCCGGAGATTATCCCCCTCCCAGTGGAATCAGCAAAGAAGTCCAAGAAGCAACCAGTCAAAGACATGAAGGAAGTCAG TTACCTGTATGAACAAGAGGGAAATGCCTGCAGCTTGACTGACAGCACAGCAGAGGAGCATGTCCTGGCTCTGGTTGAACACTCTGCAGATGAAGCCCGGGATCGCATCAACCGATACATGCCAAACTCCAAG ATGGGGCACCTGCGCAAAGAATCCGATGGTTCTCTAATATATACTGTTGTAAATCAGCTTGATCCTGAGGCTGAAG cAGAGGAGGAGACTCATAAGGTGGACCTGAGTTCTCTGTCAAATAAACTTCTGCCTGGATTAACAACGTTAGGTTTCAAAGATGACAGGAGACACAAAG TGACCTTCCTGAGCAGTGCCTACAACACCCAGAGCCTTCAGAAGAACTCCGTCTATCCAGACCTGCTGCCTGATGAGGTGGACTTGCTCTATTCAGCCTATGGAGATGACACAGGGGTACAATGTGCTTTGAG TATACAGGAGTTTGTCAAGGGCTGTGGAAGTGCCACTAAGCATTGGGTTGATGGCCTTTTGGACAAGATGACCGCAGATGATCACActccagctgtcaatcagatCCGGCTG AAAAGAAACATGATGCTAAAACCTGATGAAACCAAATCTAACATTTGTGATATACAG ATGGCAGATGGCAGTGGCTTGGGAGAGAGCGGCTCAGTCTTGGACTTCATGTCAATGAAGAACTATCCTGATATGTCCCTGGATATTTCCATGCTTAACGCATTGG gtaaaacagtgaaaaaggAGCCTGGAAATGAGGAAAGCCAGCAGGATTTTAACGATGCAGATAAACTCCTGCAGGAGTTCCAGGAGGCCCAGGCGGACAGAGTGGGCTCCAGACCCTCGTCCaacctctcttccctctccaaTGCCTCTGAGAGAGACCAGCACCACCTAG GGAGCCCATCACACCTGGGTGTTGGGGACCAGTCAGACATGGTTCACGATCCGTACGAGTTCCTTCAATCTCCGGAGCCAGAGAGCTCTGCCAACAGCTGA
- the brd9 gene encoding bromodomain-containing protein 9 isoform X2 — protein MGKKHKKHKPEWRTVDDYEDKALEKPLKLVLKVGGSEVTEQSGSGHDSSYYDDRSDHERERHKEKKKKKKKKSEKDKDKYVNDEERRRRKDEKRKKREREHNESAAAAAASVHTGVAVEPFTLSKAINISLEPEEKKRKKERFEIESEVDEFHPNVKVDVEQQGDRPVRACRTQQENECTPRQQLLEHFLRQLQRKDPHGFFSFPVTDAIAPGYSTIIKHPMDFSSIKDKILNNEYNTVTEFKGDFKLMCDNAMMYNRPETVYYKAAKKLLHTGFKMMSKERLLALKRSMSFMQDMDFTLQAAILGDEDLTADETPPEIIPLPVESAKKSKKQPVKDMKEVSYLYEQEGNACSLTDSTAEEHVLALVEHSADEARDRINRYMPNSKMGHLRKESDGSLIYTVVNQLDPEAEEEETHKVDLSSLSNKLLPGLTTLGFKDDRRHKVTFLSSAYNTQSLQKNSVYPDLLPDEVDLLYSAYGDDTGVQCALSIQEFVKGCGSATKHWVDGLLDKMTADDHTPAVNQIRLKRNMMLKPDETKSNICDIQMADGSGLGESGSVLDFMSMKNYPDMSLDISMLNALGKTVKKEPGNEESQQDFNDADKLLQEFQEAQADRVGSRPSSNLSSLSNASERDQHHLGSPSHLGVGDQSDMVHDPYEFLQSPEPESSANS, from the exons atggggaaaaaacacaagaaacacaagcccGAGTGGAGGACAGTAGACG ACTATGAGGACAAGGCTCTGGAGAAGCCCCTCAAGCTCGTGCTCAAAGTCGGAGGGAGCGAGGTGACAGAGCAATCCGGTTCGGGCCACGACTCCAGCTACTACGATGACAGATCGGACCATGAGCGAGAGCgccacaaagagaagaagaagaagaagaaaaagaagtctGAGAAGGATAAAGACAAGTATGTGAACGACGAGGAGAGACGACGGCGAAAG GatgaaaaaaggaagaagagggagcGAGAGCACAATGAATCCGCGGCAGCAGCTGCGGCTTCCGTCCACACTGGTGTCGCCGTTGAGCCTTTTACGTTGTCAAAAGCTATAAATATCTCTCTAGAG cctgaagagaagaagagaaagaaagagaggttTGAAATAGAGTCTGAAGTGGACGAGTTTCACCCCAATGTGAAGGTGGACGTCGAGCAGCAGGGAGACAGACCGGTCAGAGCATGCAGGACACAACAAG AGAATGAGTGCACACCGCGTCAACAGCTGCTGGAGCACTTCTTACGTCAGCTGCAGAG GAAAGACCCCCATGGATTCTTCTCATTTCCTGTAACAGACGCGATTGCTCCTGGTTACTCAACGATCATCAAACATCCTATGGACTTCAGCTCCATTAAAGACAAGATTTTAAACAATGAGTACAACACAGTTACAGAATTCAAG GGGGACTTTAAACTGATGTGTGACAATGCAATGATGTACAACCGACCAGAGACTGTGTACTATAAGGCTGCCAAGAAACTGCTCCACACAGGATTCAAGATGATGAGCAAG GAGCGTCTGTTAGCTCTGAAACGCAGCATGTCTTTTATGCAAGACATGGATTTCACCCTGCAGGCAGCCATTTTGGGAGATGAAGACCTAACCGCTGATGAAACTCCCCCGGAGATTATCCCCCTCCCAGTGGAATCAGCAAAGAAGTCCAAGAAGCAACCAGTCAAAGACATGAAGGAAGTCAG TTACCTGTATGAACAAGAGGGAAATGCCTGCAGCTTGACTGACAGCACAGCAGAGGAGCATGTCCTGGCTCTGGTTGAACACTCTGCAGATGAAGCCCGGGATCGCATCAACCGATACATGCCAAACTCCAAG ATGGGGCACCTGCGCAAAGAATCCGATGGTTCTCTAATATATACTGTTGTAAATCAGCTTGATCCTGAGGCTGAAG AGGAGGAGACTCATAAGGTGGACCTGAGTTCTCTGTCAAATAAACTTCTGCCTGGATTAACAACGTTAGGTTTCAAAGATGACAGGAGACACAAAG TGACCTTCCTGAGCAGTGCCTACAACACCCAGAGCCTTCAGAAGAACTCCGTCTATCCAGACCTGCTGCCTGATGAGGTGGACTTGCTCTATTCAGCCTATGGAGATGACACAGGGGTACAATGTGCTTTGAG TATACAGGAGTTTGTCAAGGGCTGTGGAAGTGCCACTAAGCATTGGGTTGATGGCCTTTTGGACAAGATGACCGCAGATGATCACActccagctgtcaatcagatCCGGCTG AAAAGAAACATGATGCTAAAACCTGATGAAACCAAATCTAACATTTGTGATATACAG ATGGCAGATGGCAGTGGCTTGGGAGAGAGCGGCTCAGTCTTGGACTTCATGTCAATGAAGAACTATCCTGATATGTCCCTGGATATTTCCATGCTTAACGCATTGG gtaaaacagtgaaaaaggAGCCTGGAAATGAGGAAAGCCAGCAGGATTTTAACGATGCAGATAAACTCCTGCAGGAGTTCCAGGAGGCCCAGGCGGACAGAGTGGGCTCCAGACCCTCGTCCaacctctcttccctctccaaTGCCTCTGAGAGAGACCAGCACCACCTAG GGAGCCCATCACACCTGGGTGTTGGGGACCAGTCAGACATGGTTCACGATCCGTACGAGTTCCTTCAATCTCCGGAGCCAGAGAGCTCTGCCAACAGCTGA
- the brd9 gene encoding bromodomain-containing protein 9 isoform X1, which produces MGKKHKKHKPEWRTVDDYEDKALEKPLKLVLKVGGSEVTEQSGSGHDSSYYDDRSDHERERHKEKKKKKKKKSEKDKDKYVNDEERRRRKDEKRKKREREHNESAAAAAASVHTGVAVEPFTLSKAINISLEPEEKKRKKERFEIESEVDEFHPNVKVDVEQQGDRPVRACRTQQENECTPRQQLLEHFLRQLQRKDPHGFFSFPVTDAIAPGYSTIIKHPMDFSSIKDKILNNEYNTVTEFKGDFKLMCDNAMMYNRPETVYYKAAKKLLHTGFKMMSKERLLALKRSMSFMQDMDFTLQAAILGDEDLTADETPPEIIPLPVESAKKSKKQPVKDMKEVSYLYEQEGNACSLTDSTAEEHVLALVEHSADEARDRINRYMPNSKMGHLRKESDGSLIYTVVNQLDPEAEAEEETHKVDLSSLSNKLLPGLTTLGFKDDRRHKVTFLSSAYNTQSLQKNSVYPDLLPDEVDLLYSAYGDDTGVQCALSIQEFVKGCGSATKHWVDGLLDKMTADDHTPAVNQIRLKRNMMLKPDETKSNICDIQMADGSGLGESGSVLDFMSMKNYPDMSLDISMLNALGKTVKKEPGNEESQQDFNDADKLLQEFQEAQADRVGSRPSSNLSSLSNASERDQHHLGSPSHLGVGDQSDMVHDPYEFLQSPEPESSANS; this is translated from the exons atggggaaaaaacacaagaaacacaagcccGAGTGGAGGACAGTAGACG ACTATGAGGACAAGGCTCTGGAGAAGCCCCTCAAGCTCGTGCTCAAAGTCGGAGGGAGCGAGGTGACAGAGCAATCCGGTTCGGGCCACGACTCCAGCTACTACGATGACAGATCGGACCATGAGCGAGAGCgccacaaagagaagaagaagaagaagaaaaagaagtctGAGAAGGATAAAGACAAGTATGTGAACGACGAGGAGAGACGACGGCGAAAG GatgaaaaaaggaagaagagggagcGAGAGCACAATGAATCCGCGGCAGCAGCTGCGGCTTCCGTCCACACTGGTGTCGCCGTTGAGCCTTTTACGTTGTCAAAAGCTATAAATATCTCTCTAGAG cctgaagagaagaagagaaagaaagagaggttTGAAATAGAGTCTGAAGTGGACGAGTTTCACCCCAATGTGAAGGTGGACGTCGAGCAGCAGGGAGACAGACCGGTCAGAGCATGCAGGACACAACAAG AGAATGAGTGCACACCGCGTCAACAGCTGCTGGAGCACTTCTTACGTCAGCTGCAGAG GAAAGACCCCCATGGATTCTTCTCATTTCCTGTAACAGACGCGATTGCTCCTGGTTACTCAACGATCATCAAACATCCTATGGACTTCAGCTCCATTAAAGACAAGATTTTAAACAATGAGTACAACACAGTTACAGAATTCAAG GGGGACTTTAAACTGATGTGTGACAATGCAATGATGTACAACCGACCAGAGACTGTGTACTATAAGGCTGCCAAGAAACTGCTCCACACAGGATTCAAGATGATGAGCAAG GAGCGTCTGTTAGCTCTGAAACGCAGCATGTCTTTTATGCAAGACATGGATTTCACCCTGCAGGCAGCCATTTTGGGAGATGAAGACCTAACCGCTGATGAAACTCCCCCGGAGATTATCCCCCTCCCAGTGGAATCAGCAAAGAAGTCCAAGAAGCAACCAGTCAAAGACATGAAGGAAGTCAG TTACCTGTATGAACAAGAGGGAAATGCCTGCAGCTTGACTGACAGCACAGCAGAGGAGCATGTCCTGGCTCTGGTTGAACACTCTGCAGATGAAGCCCGGGATCGCATCAACCGATACATGCCAAACTCCAAG ATGGGGCACCTGCGCAAAGAATCCGATGGTTCTCTAATATATACTGTTGTAAATCAGCTTGATCCTGAGGCTGAAG cAGAGGAGGAGACTCATAAGGTGGACCTGAGTTCTCTGTCAAATAAACTTCTGCCTGGATTAACAACGTTAGGTTTCAAAGATGACAGGAGACACAAAG TGACCTTCCTGAGCAGTGCCTACAACACCCAGAGCCTTCAGAAGAACTCCGTCTATCCAGACCTGCTGCCTGATGAGGTGGACTTGCTCTATTCAGCCTATGGAGATGACACAGGGGTACAATGTGCTTTGAG TATACAGGAGTTTGTCAAGGGCTGTGGAAGTGCCACTAAGCATTGGGTTGATGGCCTTTTGGACAAGATGACCGCAGATGATCACActccagctgtcaatcagatCCGGCTG AAAAGAAACATGATGCTAAAACCTGATGAAACCAAATCTAACATTTGTGATATACAG ATGGCAGATGGCAGTGGCTTGGGAGAGAGCGGCTCAGTCTTGGACTTCATGTCAATGAAGAACTATCCTGATATGTCCCTGGATATTTCCATGCTTAACGCATTGG gtaaaacagtgaaaaaggAGCCTGGAAATGAGGAAAGCCAGCAGGATTTTAACGATGCAGATAAACTCCTGCAGGAGTTCCAGGAGGCCCAGGCGGACAGAGTGGGCTCCAGACCCTCGTCCaacctctcttccctctccaaTGCCTCTGAGAGAGACCAGCACCACCTAG GGAGCCCATCACACCTGGGTGTTGGGGACCAGTCAGACATGGTTCACGATCCGTACGAGTTCCTTCAATCTCCGGAGCCAGAGAGCTCTGCCAACAGCTGA
- the trip13 gene encoding pachytene checkpoint protein 2 homolog, with protein MEEDRMEVGNQKQDIHVEVHVRSDSTAKLSEVKIHVLALLNRHSMVFGNYRWKEFDEDFLRKHVESVSIVDIEDMATQPLDLTSCSVSIHVFILNEDGPSTLSLEEDEELSAANHWLLPAAEFHGIWESLVYDSGVKTQLLDYVTTTIYFSDKNVNSNLISWNRVVLLHGPPGTGKTSLCKALAQKLSIRLSSRYSYGQFVEINSHSLFSKWFSESGKLVTKMFQKIQQLIDDKEALVFVLIDEVESLTAARNASQAGTEPSDAIRVVNSVLTQLDQIKRHSNVVILTTSNVTEKIDLAFVDRADIKQYIGPPSEKGIYNIYLSCLEELMKCQIIYPRQQLFTMFELETMGFAKSEVSEHSLNLRNLALKSKGLSGRALRKLPFLAHALFVRSPTVTLERFLEAMDQAVDKQMEEKANLVNGF; from the exons atggaggaggacaggatggaGGTGGGGAACCAGAAACAAGACATCCATGTGGAGGTCCATGTTAGATCTGACAG CACAGCTAAACTGTCTGAGGTGAAGATACATGTTCTGGCTCTACTGAATCGCCACAGCATGGTTTTTGGAAACTACAGATGGAAGGAGTTTGATGAAGACTTTCTCAGGAAACATGTGGAGTCTGTGTCTATAGTTGATATCGAGGATATGGCAACACAG CCCCTTGATTTGACAAGCTGCTCTGTCTCTATTCACGTCTTCATTCTGAATGAGGATGGACCCAGCACCCTCAGTttggaagaagatgaagagcttTCAGCAGCAAATCACTGGCTGTTGCCTGCAG CTGAATTCCATGGGATTTGGGAGAGCCTGGTATATGACAGTGGAGTCAAAACCCAG CTCCTGGATTAtgtcacaacaacaatttaCTTCTCAGACAAAAATGTCAATAGCAACCTGATTTCATGGAACCGCGTTGTTCTGCTCCACG GACCCCCGGGCACAGGGAAAACGTCACTATGCAAAGCTCTTGCCCAGAAGCTGTCAATCAGACTGTCAAGTCG GTATTCTTACGGCCAATTTGTGGAGATAAACAGCCACAGTTTATTCTCAAAGTGGTTCTCAGAG AGCGGTAAGCTGGTCACAAAGATGTTTCAAAAGATCCAACAACTGATCGATGACAAAGAGGCTCTGGTGTTTGTTCTGATAGATGAG GTGGAGAGTTTGACGGCAGCAAGAAACGCCAGCCAGGCTGGAACCGAGCCCTCTGACGCCATTCGAGTGGTCAATTCTGTCCTCACTCAGCTGGACCAGATCAAGCG ACATTCCAACGTTGTGATCTTGACGACCTCCAACGTGACAGAAAAGATTGACTTGGCATTTGTGGACAGAGCTGACATCAAGCAGTACATTGGACCCCCGTCCGAGAAGGGCATCTACAACATCTACCTCTCGTGCCTAGAAGAGCTGATGAAG TGCCAGATCATCTACCCCCGGCAGCAGCTGTTTACCATGTTTGAGCTTGAGACGATGGGGTTTGCTAAGAGCGAGGTGTCTGAACACAGCCTGAACCTGAGGAACTTGGCTCT aAAAAGCAAAGGTTTGAGCGGAAGAGCACTGAGGAAGTTACCATTTCTGGCCCATGCACTGTTTGTGAGG TCACCGACAGTGACTCTCGAGAGGTTTCTAGAGGCTATGGACCAAGCGGTGGATAAACAGATGGAGGAAAAAGCTAATCTGGTCAATGGGTTCTGA